The Bemisia tabaci unplaced genomic scaffold, PGI_BMITA_v3 genome has a window encoding:
- the LOC140225869 gene encoding uncharacterized protein, whose amino-acid sequence MDNAYHKMSMERSLEEELISARMSLRRQTIRCHQIISALVKKMQDKEKEAQAEKQLRDRQLSGVLRSLYNLEARLRREQRAIRQQLLEKDNVIAEQQREIERLRRAGASSEKVPCGTQRISVESQTSPLPAPPTELRLDNDTTDAKKFFDTTDAKKFFDTKPDLITSIIVSPTKNDPHEDHKKPRVTFDTDCIYFPNDSNIMDNFDSYEFNQNSLESFGNASSRSDSDVEFKNEINSFDLIKSNVEPNDSIDSGDRTIVPESPGILEPPTPFKISQSPRTLIQEVKIGSENDRIDEYYQNNPVLKCVNQILLRDEEDYLEARDNLQEQRQASQESLKPSSSPRQTQNSEPIFKTSPSFKSNDEKFLYPLQSKLFTPPRIMSNCKSVKLPPALPPKPQCLLKSKPKISFNSSISTNPFITSPEPGGQKLAQPIRIEHNEKISSVLEAINNPDSPFPKPPSPNDELYVISNSALSGHDDDYVDELMTSHYQPGSNDNSTKEEQPWEQLCADKLLEDLTNSNESKSDLLNLLPNMYHSPKSDKQVPSSVSQMVKKFENITKVSPKTKELAKEMDLSQNFEEFCLEDCDMESVDSNKSTSDSSRISAEGAEVLGNPPEDGTGGATYENFLEATGLSQKSIMTPSRMFSNHKHVMKPKDVKHRNKVNNVNKSNNVGLFQRCSTATSINGGPTIKYWTEPFL is encoded by the coding sequence ATGAGCATGGAGCGGAGCCTGGAGGAGGAGCTGATTTCCGCCCGGATGAGCCTCCGTCGACAGACGATCCGGTGCCATCAGATCATCAGCGCCCTCGTGAAGAAGATGCAAGACAAAGAGAAAGAGGCACAGGCGGAGAAGCAGCTCCGCGACCGGCAACTTTCGGGTGTCTTACGATCGCTGTACAACCTCGAGGCCCGGCTCCGGCGGGAGCAGCGGGCGATACGACAGCAACTCCTCGAGAAGGACAACGTCATCGCCGAGCAGCAGCGGGAGATCGAAAGGCTCCGCAGAGCCGGCGcatcgagcgagaaagtcccgtgcggtacCCAACGGATCAGCGTAGAGTCTCAGACGTCGCCCCTCCCGGCTCCACCCACGGAGCTGAGGCTCGACAACGACACGACCGACGCTAAGAAGTTCTTCGACACGACCGACGCCAAGAAGTTCTTCGACACGAAGCCCGACCTCATAACTTCCATCATAGTCTCGCCGACGAAAAACGACCCGCACGAAGACCATAAGAAGCCCCGCGTGACTTTCGACACGGACTGTATCTATTTCCCGAACGACTCCAACATCATGGACAACTTCGACTCGTACGAGTTCAACCAAAACTCGCTCGAGTCCTTCGGCAACGCCTCGTCGAGGAGCGACAGCGACGTCGAGTTCAAGAACGAGATCAACAGCTTCGACCTCATCAAGAGCAACGTGGAGCCCAACGACTCGATCGACTCGGGAGACCGGACGATCGTCCCGGAGTCTCCGGGGATCCTCGAGCCGCCGACCCCGTTCAAGATCAGCCAATCGCCGAGGACCCTCATCCAAGAGGTGAAAATCGGGTCGGAGAACGACCGGATCGACGAGTACTACCAGAACAACCCAGTCCTCAAGTGCGTCAACCAAATACTCCTCCGAGACGAGGAAGATTACCTGGAGGCTAGAGATAATCTACAAGAGCAGAGGCAGGCGAGTCAAGAGTCGTTGAAGCCCAGCTCAAGCCCGAGACAGACTCAAAACTCGGAGCcgattttcaaaacttcaccCTCCTTCAAATCCAACGATGAGAAATTCCTCTACCCGCTTCAGTCGAAGCTCTTTACCCCTCCGAGAATCATGTCGAACTGCAAGAGTGTGAAACTGCCACCGGCTCTACCGCCGAAACCGCAGTGTCTCCTGAAGAGCAAGCCGAAAATCTCGTTCAACTCCTCGATCAGCACGAACCCGTTCATAACCTCGCCGGAGCCGGGAGGCCAGAAGCTGGCCCAGCCCATCAGGATCGAGCACAACGAAAAGATCAGCTCGGTCTTGGAGGCCATCAACAACCCCGACTCCCCGTTCCCGAAACCGCCCTCGCCCAACGACGAGCTCTACGTCATATCCAACTCGGCGCTCTCCGGCCACGACGACGACTACGTCGACGAGCTGATGACGTCGCACTACCAGCCCGGGAGCAACGACAACTCGACGAAGGAGGAGCAGCCGTGGGAACAGCTCTGCGCCGATAAGCTCCTGGAGGATCTGACGAACAGCAACGAGAGCAAATCGGACCTCCTGAACTTGTTACCGAACATGTACCACTCGCCGAAAAGCGACAAGCAGGTGCCGTCCAGCGTGTCCCAGATGGTGAAGAAGTTCGAGAACATCACCAAAGTCTCCCCGAAGACGAAGGAGCTCGCCAAAGAGATGGATCTGTCGCAGAACTTCGAGGAGTTTTGTCTGGAGGATTGCGATATGGAGTCGGTGGACAGCAACAAGTCCACGTCGGACAGCTCGCGGATCTCGGCGGAGGGTGCCGAAGTTTTGGGCAATCCGCCGGAAGATGGAACCGGGGGCGCAACCTACGAGAACTTCCTCGAGGCGACGGGTCTGAGTCAGAAGTCCATCATGACTCCGAGTCGGATGTTCAGCAACCATAAGCACGTGATGAAGCCCAAAGATGTGAAGCATAGGAATAAAGTCAACAACGTTAACAAGTCCAATAACGTCGGGCTCTTCCAACGCTGCTCCACGGCCACCTCCATCAACGGAGGGCCGACGATTAAATATTGGACGGAACCTTTCCTGTAG